A portion of the Williamwhitmania sp. genome contains these proteins:
- the rplU gene encoding 50S ribosomal protein L21, translating to MYAIVDIAGQQFKVQKDQKIYVNRLVGEEGAQVSFDQVFMIDNEGQVKVGAPTVKDAKVSAKILNHLKGDKVIIFKKRRRKGYKLKRGFRASLTRIQIEEIVA from the coding sequence ATGTACGCAATTGTTGATATAGCAGGACAACAGTTCAAGGTTCAGAAAGATCAGAAGATTTACGTGAACCGTTTGGTGGGCGAAGAAGGAGCTCAGGTAAGTTTTGACCAAGTTTTCATGATTGATAATGAGGGTCAAGTTAAGGTTGGTGCTCCCACCGTTAAGGATGCTAAGGTATCCGCCAAGATTCTTAACCACCTAAAGGGTGATAAGGTTATCATCTTTAAGAAAAGGAGAAGAAAAGGCTACAAATTGAAACGTGGTTTCCGCGCTAGCCTTACCCGCATTCAGATTGAAGAAATTGTTGCATAA
- a CDS encoding histone deacetylase family protein, whose amino-acid sequence MFRIRTVVSDSYPRDKEAIEQVKEILKSHFGAVDAEKFDLIPEQLRNPLKYKFTTKLLVADDYSGMVKGFAFLYHAPDLGFCFLDYIATHKDIISGGVGGALYQRVREEGKNLKASGLFFECLPDELTLCKNSDLILENKRRLRFYEAFGARPIANTLYETPLSETDTCPPHLVYDDLDRETPLMGLELRKIVKAILERKYADLCPENYRNMVVNSIGEGLVERRPFRYRKRENHVSEGSTVPIRKKIILVINDKHNIHHVRERGYVESPVRIDSIKKEILKTEIFQEIPPESFSEQYIKAVHHYSLYNYLKKVCADISPSESLYPYVFPIRNTTRPPKDRTVAAGYYCIDTFTPITRNAFLAARRAVDCALTAAEKIIEDYPVAYALVRPPGHHAESKVFGGFCYFNSNAVAAQMLSDYGKVAILDIDYHHGNGQQNIFYKRNDVLTISVHGHPSFAYPYFSGFKEEKGEGPGLGFNVNFPLSEKIDGKQYRETLQLAIKKVKAFNPRFLVVALGLDVAKGDPTGSWSLTAPDFYENGLLIGALKLPTLIVQEGGYRTANIGVNARNFFKGLATSYPLFSNQKMLKA is encoded by the coding sequence ATGTTCCGGATAAGAACCGTAGTAAGCGACAGTTATCCAAGGGATAAGGAAGCTATTGAACAGGTCAAGGAGATTCTAAAATCTCACTTCGGCGCAGTTGATGCTGAGAAGTTTGACCTCATACCGGAACAACTTCGCAATCCATTAAAGTATAAGTTTACCACCAAACTCTTGGTGGCCGACGACTACAGCGGAATGGTTAAAGGATTTGCCTTTCTTTACCATGCACCTGACCTTGGATTCTGCTTTCTCGATTACATTGCCACCCACAAAGACATAATATCAGGTGGAGTTGGGGGAGCACTTTACCAACGAGTTCGTGAAGAAGGGAAAAACTTGAAGGCATCAGGGCTATTCTTTGAGTGCCTTCCCGATGAACTAACCCTTTGCAAAAACAGCGATCTAATTTTAGAAAATAAAAGGCGATTACGCTTTTACGAAGCCTTTGGAGCTCGCCCCATCGCCAACACCCTATACGAAACACCTCTATCGGAAACGGACACCTGTCCGCCACACCTAGTTTACGACGACCTCGACAGAGAGACACCTCTAATGGGATTGGAGCTGCGAAAGATTGTGAAGGCCATTCTGGAAAGAAAGTATGCCGACCTCTGCCCCGAGAACTACAGGAACATGGTGGTTAACTCCATAGGCGAGGGTTTAGTTGAACGTAGACCTTTTCGATATCGGAAGAGAGAAAACCACGTGTCAGAGGGAAGTACCGTTCCCATTCGAAAAAAAATCATTCTTGTAATTAACGACAAGCATAACATTCACCACGTTCGCGAGCGTGGCTATGTGGAGTCGCCCGTAAGGATTGATAGCATTAAAAAGGAGATTCTCAAAACCGAAATTTTTCAAGAAATTCCTCCGGAATCTTTTTCAGAGCAATACATCAAGGCGGTGCACCACTACTCCTTATACAACTATCTTAAGAAGGTTTGCGCCGACATATCTCCGTCAGAGTCGCTCTACCCATACGTATTTCCAATTAGGAATACTACTCGCCCACCCAAGGATAGAACGGTGGCTGCCGGGTACTACTGCATCGACACCTTTACCCCCATCACGCGCAACGCCTTTCTGGCTGCTCGTAGAGCTGTCGACTGCGCGCTGACAGCCGCCGAAAAAATTATTGAGGATTACCCTGTTGCCTACGCCCTCGTTCGTCCACCAGGTCACCACGCCGAGAGTAAGGTATTTGGAGGATTCTGCTACTTTAACAGCAATGCAGTTGCGGCTCAAATGCTATCGGATTATGGTAAGGTGGCCATACTCGATATTGACTACCACCACGGTAACGGCCAACAGAATATTTTTTATAAGAGAAATGACGTGCTCACCATATCCGTTCACGGTCATCCCTCCTTTGCCTATCCTTACTTTTCAGGATTCAAGGAAGAAAAGGGAGAAGGCCCTGGATTGGGGTTTAACGTAAATTTCCCATTGTCCGAAAAAATAGATGGAAAGCAGTATCGTGAGACACTTCAGCTGGCCATAAAAAAAGTAAAAGCCTTCAACCCGCGATTCCTTGTGGTTGCACTTGGTCTCGACGTTGCCAAAGGTGACCCCACGGGCAGTTGGAGTCTCACCGCTCCCGATTTCTACGAAAATGGTTTACTCATAGGAGCACTAAAACTTCCAACGCTGATAGTTCAGGAGGGTGGCTACAGAACAGCCAACATTGGCGTTAATGCCAGAAACTTTTTTAAGGGATTGGCCACCAGCTATCCCCTATTTTCGAACCAAAAAATGCTTAAAGCATAA
- a CDS encoding ATP-grasp domain-containing protein, with translation MSPKTAVILFNKLSKNALADEADVLDQVQLVSEAMLQLGYLPVAIPLSIKLKKAAKAIAAAKPEFVFNLVESINNKGSLVHFSPAYLDTLGIPYTGSHTEAIFVTTSKVLTKRLLAAAGLPTAPWHMPSNFVADANKRYILKPIWEEGSLGLDEHSVFDGNNHEMVEKIKQLSDETYFIEEFIDGREFNISILAVKNGPQVMPPAEIRFLDYPADKPKVVGYTAKWKEDSFEYIHTQRTFEYSDSDIPLLKKLETLCLQTWNTLGLRGYVRVDFRVDANGQPLILEVNTNPCISPDSGFVAACRQAGLSNAQMVERIIADAFRK, from the coding sequence ATGAGTCCAAAAACGGCAGTAATCCTCTTCAACAAGCTATCGAAGAACGCCCTAGCCGATGAGGCCGATGTGCTCGACCAAGTTCAGCTGGTTTCCGAAGCCATGCTTCAGCTGGGCTATCTCCCGGTTGCCATTCCACTCTCCATAAAGCTGAAGAAGGCGGCCAAGGCCATTGCCGCAGCCAAGCCAGAGTTTGTGTTCAACCTCGTGGAGTCCATCAACAACAAGGGCAGCCTGGTCCACTTCTCCCCAGCCTATCTCGACACGTTGGGAATACCCTACACCGGTTCGCACACCGAAGCAATCTTCGTAACCACCAGCAAGGTGCTCACCAAGAGACTTCTTGCTGCTGCTGGACTTCCAACGGCACCATGGCATATGCCATCGAATTTTGTGGCAGATGCAAATAAGCGCTACATTCTAAAGCCCATTTGGGAAGAGGGCTCACTGGGACTCGACGAGCACTCGGTGTTCGATGGCAACAACCACGAGATGGTTGAAAAAATTAAGCAGCTGAGCGACGAAACCTACTTCATTGAGGAGTTCATCGACGGAAGGGAGTTCAACATCTCCATACTTGCAGTGAAAAATGGACCACAGGTGATGCCACCCGCAGAGATTCGCTTTCTCGATTACCCCGCCGACAAGCCAAAGGTGGTTGGATACACCGCAAAGTGGAAAGAGGATTCGTTTGAATACATTCATACCCAGCGAACTTTCGAATACAGCGATAGCGATATTCCATTACTAAAAAAACTGGAGACACTCTGCCTACAGACTTGGAACACTCTAGGATTAAGAGGTTACGTAAGGGTAGATTTCAGAGTAGATGCCAATGGCCAGCCATTGATTCTGGAGGTAAATACAAACCCTTGCATCTCTCCCGACAGCGGCTTTGTTGCCGCCTGCAGGCAAGCGGGACTATCGAATGCACAAATGGTGGAACGCATCATTGCGGATGCTTTTCGCAAGTAA
- a CDS encoding nitroreductase family protein, with amino-acid sequence MRNYTSEPVLDENLELLVRAGMAAPTSVNLQPWGFVVITNRRKLNRLADKLPYAKMLAGAPVAIVVCGNTLKTLLGWEQQLWIQDCSAASQNILLAAEALRLGATWTAAFPDPARMRVVADELHLPDYAIPLNVIPVGNPEGDNQPKEKWRPEHIHRNRW; translated from the coding sequence GTGAGGAACTATACCTCCGAGCCGGTGTTGGATGAAAACTTAGAACTATTGGTCAGAGCAGGCATGGCCGCTCCAACTTCGGTCAATCTTCAGCCGTGGGGCTTTGTGGTGATTACCAACAGGCGTAAGCTCAATAGGTTGGCGGATAAGTTACCCTATGCCAAGATGTTGGCGGGTGCCCCTGTGGCAATTGTTGTATGCGGCAATACTCTTAAAACGCTTCTCGGCTGGGAACAGCAATTATGGATTCAGGACTGCTCTGCTGCTTCGCAAAATATACTGTTGGCCGCTGAGGCTCTTAGACTAGGAGCGACCTGGACTGCCGCATTTCCCGATCCAGCTAGGATGCGGGTGGTGGCCGATGAACTTCACCTACCCGATTACGCCATCCCGCTCAATGTAATTCCTGTGGGCAATCCAGAGGGCGATAACCAGCCAAAGGAAAAGTGGAGACCTGAACATATACATAGGAATAGGTGGTAG
- the serS gene encoding serine--tRNA ligase — protein sequence MLTLKQIRDNTAEVVERLLVKGFDSKQLVNEILKLDDERRSVQRSLDDNLAEINRISKEIGMLYKQGKQQEADAAKEQTFQIKEQSKMHSQRLAEVEEQLNAKLVVIPNLPHASVPKGKTPEDNVIVRQGGQMPTLAADAVPHWDLAKKYDIIDFELGNKLTGAGFPVFKGKGARFQRSLISFFLDRNTAAGYTEVLPPFMVNAESGYGTGQLPDKDGQMYHVTVDNLYMVPTAEVPVTNIFRDVILEAAELPVRMTAYTPCWRREAGSYGKDVRGLNRLHQFDKVEIVQVSHPDTSYEALEGMVKHVESIIQALGLPYRILRLCGGDMSFTSALTYDFEVYSAAQKKWLEVSSVSNFESFQSNRLKLRFREDKKTQLAHTLNGSSLALPRIVAALLENNQSEKGIEVPDVLKPYTGFDYID from the coding sequence ATGCTCACCCTAAAGCAAATCCGTGACAACACCGCTGAGGTTGTCGAGCGCCTTTTGGTTAAAGGCTTCGATAGCAAGCAGCTGGTTAATGAAATTCTTAAGCTCGACGATGAGCGTCGTTCGGTGCAAAGGTCGCTGGACGACAATCTTGCTGAAATCAACAGAATATCAAAGGAGATAGGCATGCTCTACAAGCAGGGCAAGCAGCAGGAGGCTGATGCTGCCAAAGAGCAAACCTTTCAGATTAAGGAGCAGTCGAAGATGCACTCACAGCGGCTGGCTGAGGTTGAGGAGCAGCTAAATGCAAAGCTGGTGGTGATTCCAAATTTACCCCACGCTTCGGTCCCCAAGGGCAAAACTCCAGAGGATAACGTGATTGTTCGGCAGGGTGGGCAAATGCCAACCTTGGCTGCCGATGCGGTTCCCCACTGGGACTTGGCCAAGAAGTACGACATCATCGATTTTGAGCTTGGCAATAAGCTAACCGGTGCAGGATTTCCGGTTTTTAAGGGTAAAGGTGCTCGTTTTCAACGATCGCTTATCAGCTTTTTTCTCGATAGAAATACTGCTGCAGGCTATACAGAGGTGCTCCCTCCATTTATGGTTAATGCTGAGTCTGGTTATGGTACCGGTCAGCTCCCCGACAAAGATGGGCAGATGTACCACGTAACCGTTGACAACCTATACATGGTTCCCACCGCCGAGGTGCCGGTAACCAATATTTTTAGAGACGTTATTCTCGAAGCTGCTGAGCTGCCTGTAAGGATGACTGCCTACACCCCCTGCTGGCGTCGCGAGGCTGGTAGCTACGGCAAGGATGTGCGTGGACTCAACCGCCTGCACCAGTTCGACAAGGTGGAGATTGTTCAGGTGTCTCATCCCGACACCTCCTACGAGGCCCTTGAGGGAATGGTAAAACACGTGGAATCAATTATTCAGGCACTGGGTTTACCATACCGAATTCTACGTCTCTGTGGAGGCGATATGAGTTTTACCTCAGCCTTGACTTATGATTTTGAAGTTTACTCGGCTGCGCAGAAAAAGTGGTTGGAGGTTAGCTCGGTTTCAAACTTTGAGTCGTTTCAATCTAACCGACTAAAGCTGCGATTCCGCGAGGATAAAAAGACTCAACTGGCCCATACGCTCAATGGAAGTTCTCTTGCACTGCCTCGCATTGTGGCAGCCTTGCTCGAAAATAACCAATCGGAAAAAGGTATTGAAGTTCCTGATGTGCTTAAACCTTACACCGGTTTCGATTACATCGATTGA
- the rpmA gene encoding 50S ribosomal protein L27, which produces MAHKKGVGSSRNGRESESKRLGVKLFGGQAVKAGNIIVRQRGTVHNPGKNVGIGRDHTLFAMADGIVTFQKKRDDKSFVSVIPAAE; this is translated from the coding sequence ATGGCACATAAAAAAGGTGTTGGTAGTTCTAGGAACGGTCGTGAATCCGAAAGCAAACGCTTGGGCGTAAAGCTTTTTGGTGGACAGGCCGTAAAGGCCGGTAACATTATCGTGCGTCAGCGTGGTACTGTTCACAATCCTGGAAAGAATGTTGGCATTGGTAGAGATCATACCCTCTTTGCAATGGCCGATGGTATTGTAACTTTCCAGAAAAAAAGAGACGATAAGTCTTTTGTTTCGGTGATTCCTGCTGCCGAATAA
- a CDS encoding ATP-grasp domain-containing protein produces the protein MTIGLTYDLKSTYLKNGFTKEEVAEFDSEDTIVGFENVLGELGFNTERIGNIVELTQALVAGKRWDLVFNIAEGVYGIGREAQVPAILDAYKIPYVFSDPLVLSLTLHKGMTKHIIRDRGIPTAPFAVVETPNDIEKISLTYPLFIKPVAEGTGKGITGKSLVRTKEEFRVNTIELLEMFGQPVLVEEFLPGREFTVGIVGTGSDAHTVGIMEITITDQSAETIYSLFVKENYHNRVEYTVPEPEVAQQCYKVALEAWNALGCRDGGRVDLRMDKHGVPNFIEVNPLAGLNLVYSDLPILAYKAGYTYTQLIKEIMESAAKRLHFNMPKP, from the coding sequence ATGACCATAGGGCTAACCTACGATTTAAAAAGCACCTACCTTAAGAATGGTTTCACCAAAGAGGAGGTTGCCGAATTTGATTCCGAAGATACCATTGTTGGCTTTGAAAACGTACTTGGCGAACTTGGGTTTAACACCGAACGCATTGGTAACATAGTGGAGCTAACGCAAGCTCTCGTTGCTGGGAAACGATGGGACTTGGTATTCAATATTGCTGAAGGTGTGTATGGCATTGGCCGAGAGGCGCAGGTTCCAGCCATTTTGGATGCCTATAAAATTCCCTACGTGTTTTCCGACCCGCTAGTTCTGAGCTTAACACTGCACAAGGGCATGACCAAGCACATCATTCGGGACAGAGGTATTCCAACCGCCCCATTTGCCGTGGTTGAAACTCCAAACGATATTGAAAAAATTTCGTTGACATACCCTTTATTCATTAAGCCAGTTGCAGAAGGAACCGGTAAAGGTATTACAGGAAAATCCCTAGTTAGAACAAAGGAGGAATTCCGAGTTAACACCATCGAATTACTGGAAATGTTTGGTCAACCAGTGCTTGTGGAAGAGTTTCTGCCGGGTCGAGAGTTTACCGTTGGTATTGTAGGAACTGGCAGCGATGCCCACACGGTTGGAATAATGGAAATTACCATCACCGACCAATCTGCCGAAACCATCTACTCCCTATTTGTAAAGGAGAACTACCACAACAGGGTTGAGTATACCGTTCCTGAGCCCGAGGTTGCCCAACAATGCTACAAGGTTGCGCTTGAAGCCTGGAATGCGCTTGGGTGCAGAGATGGTGGCCGTGTCGACCTAAGGATGGACAAGCATGGTGTGCCCAACTTTATTGAGGTGAACCCGCTGGCTGGGCTAAATCTAGTTTACTCCGATCTTCCCATTCTTGCCTACAAAGCAGGCTACACCTACACCCAGCTCATCAAAGAAATTATGGAGTCGGCTGCAAAACGGCTACACTTTAATATGCCCAAGCCATGA
- a CDS encoding GNAT family N-acetyltransferase, which yields MQKEITLRKEVRESDIEAVRDIVTSTNFFYDHEIPVAVELVEEAYSKGSESGYEVIFADIDGKPAGYACYGLIPCTKTSYDLYWIVVHNSQRGKGIGKILLNEVTRDVEKMGGSAIYIETSAKELYRPTQKFYEAAGCTLEATFRDFYDIGDDKRVYVKRIRT from the coding sequence ATGCAAAAGGAAATCACACTTCGAAAAGAGGTTCGGGAGTCGGACATAGAGGCCGTTCGGGATATTGTAACCTCAACCAACTTTTTTTACGACCATGAGATCCCCGTGGCCGTTGAGCTGGTAGAGGAGGCATACAGCAAGGGCAGCGAGAGTGGTTACGAGGTGATTTTTGCCGATATCGATGGCAAACCTGCGGGATACGCCTGCTATGGGTTAATTCCCTGCACAAAAACCAGCTACGATCTTTACTGGATTGTAGTGCATAACAGCCAACGGGGGAAGGGCATTGGAAAAATTCTGCTCAACGAGGTTACCCGCGACGTGGAGAAGATGGGCGGTAGTGCCATCTACATCGAAACATCGGCTAAGGAGCTCTACCGGCCTACCCAAAAATTCTACGAGGCTGCCGGCTGCACCCTTGAGGCCACCTTCCGCGACTTCTACGACATTGGCGACGACAAGAGGGTTTACGTGAAGAGAATAAGAACGTAA
- a CDS encoding DUF4286 family protein, with protein sequence MKGYIVNLTVNVDNAYTLPWITWAREDFFPFLKQWPFVQDIVFTRVISREEDGNTYSIQIVLTNQQGVAYFERDCMSYFTNMASNQFSGKVVFFKTLLELQ encoded by the coding sequence ATGAAGGGATACATTGTTAATCTAACTGTAAATGTGGATAATGCATACACTTTGCCTTGGATAACTTGGGCAAGAGAGGACTTCTTCCCATTTCTAAAGCAGTGGCCTTTTGTGCAAGATATCGTATTTACAAGGGTGATTTCTCGAGAAGAGGACGGAAACACTTATTCCATTCAGATTGTTCTAACAAATCAACAAGGAGTGGCATATTTTGAGCGCGATTGTATGTCCTACTTTACCAATATGGCTAGCAATCAATTTTCGGGGAAGGTTGTTTTCTTTAAAACGCTGCTGGAGCTCCAGTAA
- a CDS encoding KamA family radical SAM protein, translating into MNNQNKETAVYMVNEVSIDEDEPPSLGGNHKNTTQTLEKRVSQPKSETFPISSQAREFITKNYPGLSDQDWNSWQWQLKNGITSYSQLRQLLRLSHDEQQPISDENDSLPLRITPYYASLIDPYNINQPIRKSVVPTHAETILSAGEESDPLSEEHCSPLPNLVHRYPDRVLFLATGFCSTYCRYCTRSHMVAKDKVHFGTTIWDQAIEYIREHTEVRDVLISGGDPLTLPDHRLEYLLSRLRAIDHVEIIRIGTKVPAVLPQRITPSLTAILRKYHPLFISIHFTHPDELTPEVKEACSRLAYAGIPLGSQTVLLKGINDNLETMKNLMQGLLRNRVRPYYLYQCDPIPGSTHFRTPVEKGLEIIKGLRGWTSGYAVPHYVIDAPGGGGKIPLLPEYYQGRDEKGQIILKNYEDKTFYYPDFD; encoded by the coding sequence ATGAATAACCAAAACAAAGAAACAGCAGTTTACATGGTAAACGAAGTTTCAATCGACGAAGATGAGCCTCCGTCACTGGGTGGTAACCACAAGAACACCACTCAAACACTAGAAAAAAGAGTTAGTCAACCAAAATCCGAAACCTTTCCAATCTCTAGCCAAGCAAGAGAATTTATCACCAAAAACTATCCCGGGTTATCCGATCAGGACTGGAACTCCTGGCAATGGCAACTCAAAAACGGCATTACCTCCTACAGCCAACTCCGACAACTTCTCCGGCTTAGCCATGATGAGCAACAGCCAATTTCAGATGAAAACGACTCATTACCACTTCGAATTACGCCCTACTACGCTAGTTTAATTGATCCCTACAACATCAATCAGCCTATTCGTAAAAGCGTAGTGCCCACTCATGCAGAGACCATTCTTTCTGCTGGAGAGGAGTCGGATCCGCTCAGCGAGGAGCACTGCAGCCCACTCCCAAATCTTGTGCACCGCTATCCAGACAGAGTTCTATTTCTAGCCACAGGATTTTGCTCCACCTACTGCCGCTATTGCACCCGTTCGCATATGGTTGCCAAGGACAAGGTACACTTTGGAACCACTATTTGGGATCAGGCCATTGAGTACATTCGTGAGCATACCGAGGTGCGCGACGTGCTGATATCGGGAGGAGATCCGCTAACCTTGCCGGATCATCGGTTAGAGTATCTGCTATCGAGGTTAAGGGCCATTGACCATGTAGAGATAATTAGAATTGGCACCAAGGTTCCTGCTGTGTTACCACAGCGCATTACACCTTCGTTGACAGCCATTCTGCGCAAATATCATCCGCTGTTCATCAGCATTCACTTCACACACCCCGACGAGCTTACGCCTGAGGTAAAAGAGGCCTGCAGCCGTCTTGCCTATGCTGGTATTCCCCTCGGTAGCCAAACCGTTCTGCTAAAAGGCATCAACGACAACCTGGAAACCATGAAGAATTTAATGCAGGGCCTGCTACGAAATAGAGTTAGACCATACTACCTTTACCAATGTGATCCAATTCCAGGCTCAACGCACTTTAGGACACCAGTTGAGAAAGGCCTCGAGATAATCAAAGGTCTTAGAGGTTGGACATCGGGGTATGCTGTTCCGCACTATGTAATTGATGCACCTGGTGGAGGTGGAAAAATCCCGCTGCTGCCAGAGTATTATCAAGGTAGGGATGAAAAAGGTCAGATTATTCTTAAAAACTACGAGGACAAAACCTTTTATTACCCCGACTTCGACTAA
- a CDS encoding T9SS type A sorting domain-containing protein — MKKTLLLFFIMLCLVGVDFGQVKWSQYQGPFAGNVVSFATYGDTLFAGTGTIGVFKSADFGKTWTRSIDINGSCGAMFTIDTLIYGSRDACPTVSHDGGRNWRYYPMLDGIILGYSFFEDTLYAVSSAGVYAYSNDSDSWLLSSNGLGNDGDPWSKVPTEMCVLGDSLFCGTHTGLYCRSKNTPWLEISKSASGLNVDYGVQHICSLDSLLFATSFANQMIFQSSDTGKHWTNIGDFFDKSTLFNKILGYNDTLWLATNQGVFNYDLKNHQWQKVAEEAFTYLYTKDSLLFGSNDFGLYRWDKKKRNFCLSNFGINNSKVYDIALFNDKLIAATNSGSFFIPDTSKTWYSFNNTRNQICYTLGAADSLLLLGTSNGLYSLIPDSTDFKPIARDYFTCTVWDIDFLDTLIYAATDDGLFVSKDTSKTWKNLDPAFGQALKVATCDTLVFVGNANGLYELENNHLQLIGFNGAGVRTLKIIDGVVFVSDYYNGLNYKSTDTCKTWKPMDMIEYSPFYDLLKRGNNLYATSTLHIFYSSDMGDTWDTWTEQGMPDLYIYRIIEGKDAFYTATFGQSIWTREYLSEAAVNTSSCGVVSDGTISKIPANTNADSLEKKLSLTYGASGNIVHNRRGDNSIINSGDMLRVTAENGIDFKDYLLQLASTEAILTSSIFEVDQDQNIVTVPDNTSLSDFKANVTVSSGASFEVYNEDGITIASELVSGCIVKVLAEDGVSTHAYTISVATTVVNNEYAKIQIYPIPVVDRLYINGVDLNAVCSVFDMAGQVVAKSRSYDNWGIDVAFLPKGSYVLCLEQNGKKTFFKFVK; from the coding sequence ATGAAAAAAACTTTACTGCTTTTTTTTATAATGCTGTGTCTCGTGGGTGTTGATTTTGGTCAAGTTAAATGGAGCCAATATCAAGGACCTTTTGCTGGTAATGTAGTTTCTTTTGCAACGTATGGAGATACCCTTTTTGCAGGGACTGGCACTATTGGGGTCTTTAAGTCTGCCGATTTTGGTAAAACTTGGACACGTTCAATAGACATTAATGGTTCTTGTGGAGCTATGTTTACTATTGATACATTGATTTATGGTAGCAGAGATGCGTGTCCAACGGTTTCCCATGATGGAGGGAGGAATTGGCGATATTATCCAATGTTGGACGGAATTATTCTTGGCTACTCATTTTTTGAAGATACTCTTTATGCCGTGTCTTCAGCAGGTGTATATGCTTACAGCAACGATTCAGATTCCTGGTTGTTAAGCAGTAATGGTCTTGGAAACGATGGTGATCCATGGTCCAAAGTGCCTACAGAAATGTGTGTTTTAGGTGATAGTTTGTTTTGTGGCACCCATACTGGTCTTTATTGTCGAAGCAAAAACACTCCATGGCTCGAAATCTCCAAATCTGCTTCTGGTTTGAACGTTGATTATGGAGTGCAGCATATTTGTAGTTTGGATAGCCTTTTATTTGCAACAAGTTTCGCCAATCAGATGATTTTTCAATCTTCTGATACTGGCAAGCATTGGACTAATATTGGTGATTTTTTTGACAAATCGACGCTGTTCAATAAAATATTGGGGTATAATGATACACTTTGGCTGGCTACTAACCAAGGTGTTTTTAATTATGATTTAAAGAATCATCAGTGGCAAAAGGTTGCTGAAGAGGCTTTTACATACTTGTATACCAAGGATTCCTTGTTATTTGGGTCTAACGATTTTGGTTTGTACCGTTGGGACAAGAAAAAAAGAAATTTTTGTCTTTCTAATTTTGGTATTAATAACTCCAAGGTTTATGACATTGCCTTGTTTAATGATAAACTAATAGCAGCAACTAATTCCGGATCGTTTTTTATTCCTGATACAAGCAAAACTTGGTACTCATTCAATAATACCCGCAACCAAATTTGTTATACACTAGGGGCGGCGGATTCTTTATTGTTATTAGGGACTTCGAATGGTCTTTACTCTCTTATTCCAGACTCTACCGATTTTAAACCTATTGCAAGAGATTATTTTACTTGCACTGTTTGGGATATTGATTTCTTAGATACATTAATATATGCTGCTACAGATGATGGCCTTTTTGTATCAAAGGATACGAGTAAAACGTGGAAAAATCTTGATCCTGCTTTTGGACAAGCACTTAAAGTCGCTACCTGCGACACTCTAGTTTTTGTTGGCAATGCTAATGGGCTTTATGAACTTGAAAATAATCATTTGCAACTAATCGGTTTTAATGGGGCAGGAGTTCGAACTTTAAAAATTATTGATGGCGTTGTTTTTGTAAGTGACTATTATAATGGGTTGAACTATAAGTCTACCGATACATGCAAGACATGGAAGCCAATGGATATGATTGAGTACTCCCCATTTTATGATTTGTTGAAACGTGGTAATAACTTATATGCAACAAGCACCTTGCATATCTTTTATTCTAGCGATATGGGAGACACTTGGGATACTTGGACGGAACAAGGCATGCCTGATTTGTATATTTACAGGATAATCGAGGGCAAGGATGCATTTTATACCGCAACCTTTGGTCAAAGCATATGGACTAGAGAGTATTTGAGTGAGGCCGCAGTTAATACTTCGTCATGTGGAGTGGTTAGTGATGGAACAATAAGCAAGATTCCAGCAAATACTAATGCTGATTCATTAGAAAAAAAATTATCACTAACATATGGCGCGTCTGGCAATATCGTTCATAATAGACGCGGAGATAATTCAATAATCAATTCTGGCGACATGCTTAGGGTGACTGCTGAAAACGGCATTGACTTTAAAGACTATTTACTCCAATTGGCTTCAACTGAAGCCATACTAACCTCCAGCATCTTTGAAGTGGATCAGGATCAGAACATCGTTACAGTTCCTGATAATACTTCGTTGTCCGATTTCAAGGCAAATGTAACTGTTAGTAGTGGTGCCTCCTTTGAAGTTTATAATGAAGATGGCATAACTATCGCCTCTGAATTAGTGTCTGGTTGTATTGTTAAGGTGTTAGCCGAAGATGGTGTTTCAACACATGCGTATACCATTAGCGTAGCTACAACTGTGGTAAATAACGAATATGCTAAGATTCAGATTTATCCAATTCCTGTTGTTGATAGACTCTACATAAATGGCGTTGACTTAAATGCTGTGTGTTCAGTTTTTGATATGGCTGGCCAAGTTGTAGCAAAAAGCAGAAGTTATGATAATTGGGGCATTGATGTAGCATTTTTGCCAAAAGGTAGCTACGTGTTGTGTCTTGAGCAAAATGGTAAAAAAACATTTTTCAAGTTTGTTAAATAG